The Thermobifida halotolerans sequence AGACGGCGCCACACGTCGTACCGGGCGATCCAGTGCGTTTCGTGCTGACCGGTCCACAGCAGCCCGAACGGACCTTCGTTGCGGGCGTTGAGGGCGGTGCGCAGCGACGCGGCCACCGTGTCGTGGACGCTGTGCCGCAGCGAGTCGCCCACGGTGATCTCCAGCAGCAGCCGCAGCGGCACCTCCTCACGCAACGCGTCGTGGGGGAGCATCCGCTGCGCGGTCGCCCGCCCGGTGTGGTCCCGGACGTCCCTGGCCAGGCGCGCGCCGATTCTCCGGTCCAGTTGGTGGCGCAGGTCCGCCATGTGGGCGGCCAGCCTGGAGGCGAGCGGCATGCCCCCGGGGCGGTCGAAATGCGCGAAGCGCGGACGGGCTGGGTGGGACTCGGGCCGCGCGGCCGGGTCGACGCGCAGCATGGCCGCGGGGGACTCGACCCAGAGGAATCGGGGAGGTCGGCGGCCGACGAGTGCGTACAGCTCGGTGATGGCCACCTCAGCGGCCGAACGGTCGGCGGGGAGAGTGGACAGTGCGCGGCTCAGCCACTCCTCGCGGAGGTCGATGGCCTGATGCAGCAGCACGGAGTCGGAGGTCGGGCCGCCCGGCCCGATCCGCCCCCTCATCGGCTGGCGGCAGCGCCGCCTTTCCTGTTGCTCATGCGCAGACTTCCACAGCATCGGCCCGGGGTGCGCAAGGGGTGAGCAGTCGACCACGGCAGCCGGCAGCCGCCGGGCAGCGGCCCACCTGGCCGGTTGCGGGATTCACGTCGTTTCCGGGCCGCCGCTCCGGGCCCCGACGAACCGCCCCGCGAAGCCGCACCTCATCGGCCTCCGGTGAGCAGGTCCTCGGTGATGCGGGCCAGGACGCGGGGAGCCGAGTAGTTCAGGGCGTGTCCTTCTCCCGGGACCTCCACCAGGTGCCCACGCGGCAGCAGTTCCGCGGCCAGTGTCGCCCATCGGTACTCGCTGACACGGTCGCGGGTGCCGCGTACCACCACGGCGGGCGCGGACACCCCCGGCAGTTTGTGCGTGACGGGGTCGTCGAGTGCGTGGCGCAGCGTCTGCCAGAGCCGACGGGGACCGCAGCGCAGGTAGTCGCCGATGACGATCGGGACCAGTCTCGGGTGTTCGCTCCAGGCGGTCAGCAGCAGTTGCGCCACCTTCTGCAGGACGCCGCGGTTTCCGGCCTCCACCGTGAGGCCGTTGAGCACCAGGGGGCCGGTCGGTTCGGAGGCGGTGACCGCCAGGTCGACGGCGATCTGGCAGCCGACGGAGTTGGCGACCAGGGGGGCGCCCCAACGGCCGGTGGCGTGCAACCAGTCGGCCAGCGCGCGCGACAGGCCGGGAATGTCCAGTGCCCGCCTCGGTCCGGGGGTGCGGCCGAAGCCCGGCAGGTCCACGGCGACCACCCGGTGGCGGGGGGCGAGCGCTTGGGCGAACGGCAGGAAGTAGCGGTGCGAGACGCCCAGACCGTGGACGCACACCACCTCCGGCGCTCCCACCGGTCCCAGGATCGCGGCGTGTACGCGGGTCCCGGCCGCGGACGTGAACTCGTGCCCGTCCCATCCTCGGGAACCGGTCACCGTCGACGGGCCGGAACGTCGGAAGTGCTGGCCGTGGGCGTCGGCGCCGCGATGCTTCTGCTGCTCTCCCATGGTCTGTCCTGACGTCCGAGTCCCGGTCCGCGCGAGAACCCGTCCTTCGGCGGAGGGGTACCGGCGTGACCGCGTCTTCCCTACCCGTGGCGGGTCCGGGCAAACAGCGGCGGATTCCACCCGGAGGCGGGATCTCCGTTTCTTTTCCGAGGACCTCTCCACAGGGAATGGTAATTACCGATGGCCGATAACGGCCACGTACTTCACAGCACTGTTCTGAAATGGTAGGGTCGCGGCGCTCCAGGCTCTCAAAGGGCATAGCTCCATATCTGTGTCGGACAATCCATGAATGACCGGTGGAGCCGCCCCGGGCAGGACACAAACCGTACGTGAGCGGAAACGGTCCCGTCTTTCGGACCTGGGCTCCGTGGCCACTCCTGCCCTGCTCCACCTGCGAATATCCGACACTTTCCACTTCTTCCGGCGCCGTTCGGCCGATCGTTCCCACGGTTCTTCCGCCGCCACAGGGATGTGTCGGTCAGGACTTTCCGAGGTCAACGGACCGTGGTTCGCAGAGCGCCTGACCGGCTTCACCGGCAGGTGAATATCAGGTAGCCTTCTGGACGCCTCCTCCCCGTTGGCGCATCGGACTCCCCCTGCCCGCCGCCGGATTTCCCCATCGCTCCGCAGGTCCCGTTCCCGTAATTCACGCGGTGGGGTCCGCGCGTCGGCACCGGATGCCGCCCGGATCGTCGTCACCGGATCGAAGGTTCTCTCCCTTGGCCCGAAAACGTTCCGCGGGCAGCCGCGCCGTCGGCAGGCGTGGCCGTTCCCGCGCGCTCCCGCGGCCGTCCGCCGGCCAGTGGGTCGCCTACGTCACGACCGCCCTGGTCATCGCGGCGAGCCTGACCGCCTACGGCGGCTACTACAGCGTCTCGGGAAGCATCACGACGGCCCACGTCGACACCGACGCCTGGACGGACCGGCCGCCGACCGTCGAGGGCGTCCACAACATCCTGCTGATGGGCGCGGACGTGCGCACGGGAGACAACGCCGAGTACGGGATGGTCGAGGGCATCCGCCCCGACGTGACGATCATCGCCAGCATCGACGCGGACCGGGGCGCCGTCACACTGGTCAACCTGCCCCGTGACCTGATGGTCGACATCCCGGCGTGCGACCCGGCCGGTGACGGGTTCCCGGGCACGTCCGGGACCTTCGACCAGCTCAACCACGCGATGATGTACGGGGGCGTGGAGTGCCAGTGGAAGACCGTCGAAGCGCTCACCGGCGTGCACCTGGACCACTTCGTCCTGGTGGACTTCGTCGGGTTCAGGGAGATCGTCGACGCCGTCGGCGGGGTCCCGATGTGCATTCCGGAGCCGATCGACGACCCGAAGGCCAAGCTCCAACTGGAGGCGGGCGAACAGGTCCTCGACGGTGAGCAGGCCCTGGGGCTGGCACGCAGCCGGGACAGCACGGAGTTCGGCAGCGACCTCGGCCGGATCGAGACCCAGCAGCGGTTGATGGGCGCCATCGTGCGCAAGGTGACCGGCGGCGACCTGCTGTCCAGTTCCGCCAACGTGTACGCGTTCCTCAACGCGATCGCCGACGCGATGATGACCGACGACGAGCTGACCGTCGACGCGATGGCCGAGCTGGCGTTCGCGGTGCGCACGGTGGACCTGGAGCGGATCTCCTTCGTGACTCCCCCGGTGCGGGACTATCCGGCGAACCCGGCCAAGGTGGTCCTGGTGGAGGAACCGGCGAACCGGCTGTTCGACGCGGTTGGCGCGGGCGAGGTGCTGCCGGAGGAGGAGTCCGGCGGCGGGGAGCCCCCGGGCGTGGATCCCGCCGACGTCTCGGTGCGGGTGCGCAACAGCACGGCGGTCGACGGGTTGGCCGCGCGGACCGCAGAGGAGCTGCGGGCGCTGGGGTTCACCGTGCCGGAGGTCGGCGCTCCGCTCTCGCGCCTTCCGTCGACGACCACGGTCTACCACGGTCCGGGGCGGGAGGACGCGGCCCGGACGCTCGCCGCCGCACTCACCACCGCCACCGTCGAAGAGGTCCCCGACCTGGGGGATGACCTGGAACTGGTCATCACCGACGACTGGGGCGGGGTGGCGGGCGGCGACGGCTCCGAGGAGCCCGTCACCGAGGAGCTGGGCGGCACCACCGCGGCGTCGGACGAGGAGGCCGACGCCTGCGGGTGAGGGATGCGGTTCTCCACCGGTGGAGAACCGCCCGGGACCGGCCCGTGCCCGTCCCCCTGTCTCCGGCAGGGGGCAGGCTCTGCACCAGCCCCATGGTCCTGAGGACCGACCGGCGCATCGGGTGGGGCAGTGCCGCGGCGGCGCCGGCGAGCGGCTTCGACGCCGGTCCCACGGACATCCCGCGGTGGTCCCGGCCGCGCGGGAAGCTGTCCAGGGCGCGGACCATGTGCACCGGGGAGCCGAAGTCGATCACGGTGCGGGGAGCCGGCGGGTGCACGGGTCTTCCCTCCGCTCGTGTCCGTTCGGCGGGCGGCTGACGCGGCCCGCCGCCGGCATCCTGACCGAGGGGCGGCCGCCGGGCTCCTCACCGCCGCCGTCGGTTCACCAACGCGATCGCGGCACCGGCGGCCAGGGCGGCCACGGCGAGGCGGCGTGCGGCGGTGCGGCGCCTGCCGTGCCAGCCTCCGTGGACATCCCCGTTCCCCGGGGCCGGTTCGAAGAGGTTGCCGCTGCTCGCGGCGGCCGGTTCGCGGCGCGACAGGTGGCTGCGCTCCACCTGGAAGCCCATGAGCCGCTCGGTCAGCCCCGGAGCGATCTTCGACTGCGTGACGAAACTACGGCCGGCCGGTCCCACCACGACCTCGCGGCGCGGCCAGCGCACCAGGTCGAGGATCGTGTGCGCCACCCGCTCCGCGGAGTAGACGGGGGGCATCGCCACCGCCTTGCGGCCGGTGTAGTTGGCGGCGTGCTGGAACAGCGGCGTGTCGATGGTGGCGGGCAGCACGGTGCAGACGTGGATCTTCCTGTTGCCCTCCAGTCGCAGCTCCTGCCGCAGGCTGGCGCTGAGCGCCCGGATGGCGAACTTCGCCATGCCGTAGGCGTGCGTGTAGGGCTGGGCCACCACACCCACGATCGAGGAGACGTTGACGATCACGCCGCGGCCCTGCTCCCGCAGGTACGGCAGCACCGCTCGGGCGCCGTGGACGTAACCCATCAGGTTGACGTCGATGACGCGGCGGAAGTCCTCCAGCGGCACGTCGGTGAACGGGCCGAACACGGTGACCGAGGCGTTGTTGACCCACACGTCGATGCGCCCGTGGCGCTCGACCGTCCGCCGTGCCAGTTCGCGCACCGACTCGTAGTCGGTCACGTCGGTCACCACCGGCAGCGCCTCGGCTCCGGCGGCGCGGCACTCCTCCGCCGCCGCCTCCAGGGCCTCCCCCCGCCGGGCCGCGAGGACCACCGCGGCTCCCTTCTTCGCGAACATCCGCGCGGTGGCGCGCCCGATGCCGCTCGACGCGCCCGTGACGACCACAACCGAATCCCCGGTTCGCACGAGAACCGCCCTCCTGCAGGTAGCTGCGGGTGCTGCTGGATCGCGGCACCGCTACCCCCCGCCCCCCGCGGCAAACGACTGCGGCTCCCGGGGGTACCGGCCGGTGGCCCCACCGAGGCCGCGGTGCGGAGTTGCCCCGGGCGCTTGGCCGGAATACCTCACCTTCCCCTGGCCTTCCAGGGAGAAGCCTCCACCGCAGAGCCAGACCATCGAACCCCGGTATTGGGCACCTCACACCCGCGCAACCAGATTTTTGCATGACTGCACACTTGCACTCACGTAAGATTGCAGTCGTGCAATTTTCTGCTGCTGGAAGACTACCCCCATGACAGGAGCGCCGTATCCGACCGGTGAGACGCTGCGAGCGCGCAAACAGCGGCAGACCAGAGAGGCCATCCACCGGGCAGCCTTGCGCCGTGCCCTCGAACACGGCATCGAGAACGTGACCGTCGCCGAGGTCAGCGCGGAGGCGAACGTCTCCACGCGGACCTTCTTCAACTACTTCCCGACCAAGGAGGACGCGATCCTCGGCCTCCGGGACGTGCGGGAGAGCATCGACGGCGACGCGGCGATGGAGTCGCTGATGGACCGCGAGCCCACCGGAGACCTGGTGACCGACGTGGCCCACCTGGTGCGCTCGGTGTTCGCCGCGACGCTCAGCGGCAGCACGGTCAAGCGGATCCGGGAGGCCATGGTCCGCTACCCGCAGCTCCGCCGCCGCCAGCTCGAACGCGTCTCGCACATCGAGGAGCACCTGGGACGGGTCGTCGCCAGGCACCTCAGGTCGGACAGCAGGTTCACCGACGGTTCCGTGGACATCGACGACGCGGCCCGCATGATCGTCGTGGTCTGCGCGGGCGCGATGCGTTTCGCCGTCCACAGCTCCGCCAACGAGGACAGCCCCAGATCCATCGAGGAGAGCGAACTGCAGTTCGACCAGACGGTGGAGTTACTGAGAAAGGTGATACGGAAACTCCAATGACCATCACTGCCCCTTCGGAGCCTTCCGAGAAGGGTTCGGCCGCCGGCTCCAGACGCAGCATCGTTTTTGTCTTCCTCGCCCTGATGCTGACGATGCTGCTGGCATCGCTGAACCAGACGGTGCTGAGCACCGCACTGCCCACCATGGTCGGCGAGCTCAACGGGGTCGACCAGATGCTGTGGGTGATGACGGCCTTCGTCCTGGCGTCGACGATCATGATGCCGGTCTACGGCAAGCTCGGCGACCTCATCGGCCGCAAGGGCCTGTTCCTCACCGCCATCTCACTGTTCATGGCAGGCTCCGTGCTCGGCGGCCTCGCCCCCGACATGGGCTGGCTCATCGCGGGCCGGGTGGTGCAGGGGCTGGGCGGCGGCGGCCTCATGATCATGTCCCAGGCCATCATCGCCGACGTCATTCCCGCACGGCAGCGCGGCAGGTACATGGGGGCCATCGGCGCGGTGTTCGCCGTCTCCTCCGTCGCCGGGCCACTGCTGGGCGGCTGGTTCACCGAGGGCATCGGCTGGCGGTGGGCCTTCTGGATCAACATCCCCCTCGGACTGTTGGCCCTGGTCGCCGCGGTCTTCCTGCTGCGCCTGCCGAAGAGAAGGACCGCGCCACTGCGCGTGGACGCCGCGGGCATGGCGCTCCTCGCCGTCGCGGTCACCTGCCTCATCCTGACCAGCACCTGGGGCGGCAGCCAGTACGACTGGGGCTCTCCGGTGATCGTCGGTCTCATCGGCGGCACCCTCGTCGCCTCGGTCCTGTTCGTGTTCGTCGAGCGCCGCGCGGCCGAGCCGGTCATTCCGCTCCAACTGTTCCGCGACCGCAACTTCAACCTGACCACCGTCGCGGGCCTGCTCACCGGTGTGACGATGTTCGGCACCCTCGGTTACATGCCCACCTACCTGCAGATGGTCACCGGAGCCGAGGCCACCGTGGCCGGGCTGCTCATGGCGCCCATGATGGGCACCCTGCTGGTCACCTCGATCGCCGTGGGCCAGTTCGTGAGCCGGACGGGCCGCTACAAGTGGGTTCCCGTCGTCGGCTCCCTGCTCCTCGCGGGTGGGCTGGGGCTGCTGTCGACGATCACCCCGGACACCCCGGTCTGGTTCATCTGCGCCCACCTCGCCGTCATCGGCACCGGGCTGGGTACGAGCATGCAACTGCTGGTGCTGATCGTGCAGAACTCCTTTCCCCTGTCCCAGGTGGGCACGGCCACCGCGGCCAACAACTTCTTCCGCCAGATCGGCGCCTCGCTGGGTTTGGCGATCGTGGGCAGCCTCTTCACCAGCCGCCTCATGGACTCCCTGAGCCGACGCATTCCGGCGGGCACCGAGCTTCCCTCCGGAGGCGGCAGGTCGCTCACCCCGGAACTGGTCCACAGCCTTCCCGAGGTCCTGCGTCATCCCATCATCGACTCTTACAACGCGGCTCTCGTCCCGCTCTTCCTTCTGATGGTCCCCCTGGGACTCATCGCGGCCTTCCTGCTGGTCTTCGTCAAGGAGAAGCCGCTGGCCACCACCATCGACCGCACATGACGCGGAATCCGCCGGGGCACGGGGCCGGTGCCCGCGTTTGCGCCCACCCCGTCCGGGCAGCAGATGTGGCAGCCGTTTCGGTCGGACCGCCAGGGGTCCGCACCGGAACGGCCAGCCAGGAACGGACCTTCAGGAGACGGGGGACCGGATGGCGACCTCTCGGCGGATGCCGCGTCACCGGGCGCGGACGGCGCTGGTGCTGGCCGCGCTGCTCGCGGCGGGGCTGGTGGGTACCGGCTACACCAACATCGCGCTGAGTCTCCTGCTGGGGCTGCTCTGGTTGTTCCTGGCGTTCCGGCGCAGGCCGCGCAAGCCGCTGCCCCGCCCGGCGCAGCGGCCGCACCAAGAGGACGAACGGGGGGAGTCCCCGTAGTCCGCTCTCACCCCTCTTGTCCGCTTTCCCATTCTTTACACCTTACTTACAGGCCGTTAGCATTCACACTGAGTGGTTTTTTCTCCACTCACAGTGCCTACCGGTCCTGAGGGGGAGGGAAAGCGACCTTGAGGAGTCATGCATGTCCCGTACCTTGGCACGTGCCGCCACAGGCGTGTGCGGAGCGCTCGCCCTGACGGCGACCTCGATCGTCACCGGTGCGCTGCCCGCGGCGTCGGCGGCCGACGGCTGTTCCGTGGAGTACACCGTCGCCAGTGACTGGGGCAGCGGGTTCGTCGCCACCGTCACCGTCACCAACGACAGCGGCGGCCCCGCCTCCGGTTGGACCGTCGAGTGGACTCTGCCCCCGGACCACGGGATCACCAACGCCTGGAACGCCACGCTGACCCTGGACGGCGCCGGGGTGACCGCGACCGACGCGGGATGGAACGGTTCTCTCCCCACGGGCAGCAGCGCCTCGTTCGGCCTTCAGGGCACCGGCTCGGGCGCCTCCTCCGTCCCCTCCGACATCGAGTGCTACTTCGGCTCCTCGGGCGACCCCGGTGACCCGGGCGAGGGCGAGCCGGTCCGGATCATGCCGCTGGGAGACTCCATCACCGGCTCCCCCGGCTGCTGGCGGGCCATGCTGTGGCGCGACCTGACCGACGCCGGATACACCGACATCGACTTCGTCGGCTCCCTGCCCGGCGACGGCTGCGGCTTCTCCTACGACGGCGAGCACGAGGGCCACGGCGGCATGCTGGTCACCAACCTGGCCGACAGCGGGCAACTCTCCGGATGGTTGTCGTCCGCCGATCCCGACGTCGTACTGATGCACTTCGGCACCAACGACGTCTGGAGTTCCCGCCCCACCCAGACGATCCTCGACGCCTACAGCACCCTGGTCGACCAGATGCGGGCCCACAACCCGACCGTGACGATCCTGGTAGCGCAGATCATCCCCATGGACTCCGCGCGTAGCTGCGCCACCTGCGGACAGGGCGTCCAGGACCTCAACGCCGCGATCCCCGGCTGGGCGGCGAGCGAGAGCACGGCCCAGTCCCCGGTCGTCGTCGTGGACCAGTGGACCGGGTTCGACACCGACGTCGACACCTACGACGGCGTGCACCCCAGCGGGTCGGGTGACGCCAAGATCGCGCAGAACTGGATGTCGGCGCTGACCCCGGTGCTCGACTGAGTCCTCCCCTTCCGAGGGGACGTGTGGGGCACGGCGGTGCGGCCGTGTCCCACACGGCTCGCGCAGACCCGACCGCTGACCCGGTCCGGAGAAATCCGCATCTTTACAGACCAATTACGGAAAGTTACTATCTGCGGTGAGTGAGGGTGCCTCCACCCAGGGTGCCCACCGCTCCGAAGCCGGAGGGGGGAACGACCTTGAGGAGTCATCCATGTCCCGTACCTTCGCACGCACCGCGGCAGGCGTGTGCGGGGCGCTCGCCCTGACCGCGGCCTCGGTCGCCGCCACGGCCGCCCCCGCCGCCGCGTCCCCCGCCGACTGCGAGGCGACCTACGCCGTCACCGCGGAATGGTCCGGCGGGTTCGCCGCCGAAGTCACCGTCAGCAATCCCGACGGCGGTCCCGTCTCGGGGTGGACCGCCACCTGGACCCTGCTCCCCGAGCAGCAGATCGTCAACGGCTGGAACGGGGTCTTCCAGCAGAACGGACGTCGAGTCCGGGTTCAGGAGCCCCGGGACTGGTCACCGGACCGCCCGCTCCCCCTCCCCTCGAGCGCCACCTTCGGCTTCACCGCCACCGGCCCGGCATACCACATCCCCCGGGACCTCACCTGCTCCCTCGGCTGGTGAGCCGAGCCCCGACACCGGTCGCCCCGTCCGCGCAACACGGACGGGGCGCCGTGGCAGTGGTCACGGGCTTCCCGGACCGCTGCCCGACCTGGCGGTCTGCTCCATCTGCTCGCGCGACCGCTGGGTCTCCTGCTGGGCTGCCTCGCGTGTCTCCTGCCCGGCCTGGGTCGCGGTCTCCTTGATCTGCCCCGCGGCCTGCTGCGCGGACTCACGGGCGTCATCCCTGACCCGTTCGGCGGACTCCGTCAGCGACTGCCGGACCGGCTCGACCGCGTCGCCCATCTGCT is a genomic window containing:
- a CDS encoding MDR family MFS transporter → MTITAPSEPSEKGSAAGSRRSIVFVFLALMLTMLLASLNQTVLSTALPTMVGELNGVDQMLWVMTAFVLASTIMMPVYGKLGDLIGRKGLFLTAISLFMAGSVLGGLAPDMGWLIAGRVVQGLGGGGLMIMSQAIIADVIPARQRGRYMGAIGAVFAVSSVAGPLLGGWFTEGIGWRWAFWINIPLGLLALVAAVFLLRLPKRRTAPLRVDAAGMALLAVAVTCLILTSTWGGSQYDWGSPVIVGLIGGTLVASVLFVFVERRAAEPVIPLQLFRDRNFNLTTVAGLLTGVTMFGTLGYMPTYLQMVTGAEATVAGLLMAPMMGTLLVTSIAVGQFVSRTGRYKWVPVVGSLLLAGGLGLLSTITPDTPVWFICAHLAVIGTGLGTSMQLLVLIVQNSFPLSQVGTATAANNFFRQIGASLGLAIVGSLFTSRLMDSLSRRIPAGTELPSGGGRSLTPELVHSLPEVLRHPIIDSYNAALVPLFLLMVPLGLIAAFLLVFVKEKPLATTIDRT
- a CDS encoding cellulose binding domain-containing protein, which encodes MSRTFARTAAGVCGALALTAASVAATAAPAAASPADCEATYAVTAEWSGGFAAEVTVSNPDGGPVSGWTATWTLLPEQQIVNGWNGVFQQNGRRVRVQEPRDWSPDRPLPLPSSATFGFTATGPAYHIPRDLTCSLGW
- a CDS encoding SDR family oxidoreductase, with product MRTGDSVVVVTGASSGIGRATARMFAKKGAAVVLAARRGEALEAAAEECRAAGAEALPVVTDVTDYESVRELARRTVERHGRIDVWVNNASVTVFGPFTDVPLEDFRRVIDVNLMGYVHGARAVLPYLREQGRGVIVNVSSIVGVVAQPYTHAYGMAKFAIRALSASLRQELRLEGNRKIHVCTVLPATIDTPLFQHAANYTGRKAVAMPPVYSAERVAHTILDLVRWPRREVVVGPAGRSFVTQSKIAPGLTERLMGFQVERSHLSRREPAAASSGNLFEPAPGNGDVHGGWHGRRRTAARRLAVAALAAGAAIALVNRRRR
- a CDS encoding TetR/AcrR family transcriptional regulator, with protein sequence MTGAPYPTGETLRARKQRQTREAIHRAALRRALEHGIENVTVAEVSAEANVSTRTFFNYFPTKEDAILGLRDVRESIDGDAAMESLMDREPTGDLVTDVAHLVRSVFAATLSGSTVKRIREAMVRYPQLRRRQLERVSHIEEHLGRVVARHLRSDSRFTDGSVDIDDAARMIVVVCAGAMRFAVHSSANEDSPRSIEESELQFDQTVELLRKVIRKLQ
- a CDS encoding cellulose binding domain-containing protein, producing the protein MSRTLARAATGVCGALALTATSIVTGALPAASAADGCSVEYTVASDWGSGFVATVTVTNDSGGPASGWTVEWTLPPDHGITNAWNATLTLDGAGVTATDAGWNGSLPTGSSASFGLQGTGSGASSVPSDIECYFGSSGDPGDPGEGEPVRIMPLGDSITGSPGCWRAMLWRDLTDAGYTDIDFVGSLPGDGCGFSYDGEHEGHGGMLVTNLADSGQLSGWLSSADPDVVLMHFGTNDVWSSRPTQTILDAYSTLVDQMRAHNPTVTILVAQIIPMDSARSCATCGQGVQDLNAAIPGWAASESTAQSPVVVVDQWTGFDTDVDTYDGVHPSGSGDAKIAQNWMSALTPVLD
- a CDS encoding LCP family protein, encoding MARKRSAGSRAVGRRGRSRALPRPSAGQWVAYVTTALVIAASLTAYGGYYSVSGSITTAHVDTDAWTDRPPTVEGVHNILLMGADVRTGDNAEYGMVEGIRPDVTIIASIDADRGAVTLVNLPRDLMVDIPACDPAGDGFPGTSGTFDQLNHAMMYGGVECQWKTVEALTGVHLDHFVLVDFVGFREIVDAVGGVPMCIPEPIDDPKAKLQLEAGEQVLDGEQALGLARSRDSTEFGSDLGRIETQQRLMGAIVRKVTGGDLLSSSANVYAFLNAIADAMMTDDELTVDAMAELAFAVRTVDLERISFVTPPVRDYPANPAKVVLVEEPANRLFDAVGAGEVLPEEESGGGEPPGVDPADVSVRVRNSTAVDGLAARTAEELRALGFTVPEVGAPLSRLPSTTTVYHGPGREDAARTLAAALTTATVEEVPDLGDDLELVITDDWGGVAGGDGSEEPVTEELGGTTAASDEEADACG
- a CDS encoding alpha/beta fold hydrolase, with the translated sequence MGEQQKHRGADAHGQHFRRSGPSTVTGSRGWDGHEFTSAAGTRVHAAILGPVGAPEVVCVHGLGVSHRYFLPFAQALAPRHRVVAVDLPGFGRTPGPRRALDIPGLSRALADWLHATGRWGAPLVANSVGCQIAVDLAVTASEPTGPLVLNGLTVEAGNRGVLQKVAQLLLTAWSEHPRLVPIVIGDYLRCGPRRLWQTLRHALDDPVTHKLPGVSAPAVVVRGTRDRVSEYRWATLAAELLPRGHLVEVPGEGHALNYSAPRVLARITEDLLTGGR